The following are encoded together in the Salvia hispanica cultivar TCC Black 2014 chromosome 6, UniMelb_Shisp_WGS_1.0, whole genome shotgun sequence genome:
- the LOC125192409 gene encoding pentatricopeptide repeat-containing protein At5g64320, mitochondrial isoform X3, translating into MLRLKTSLCDFQKLHIFPKVYIASCYPSGVYGSIHNNAIDPPEMESENEWERLLKPFDLEELRKSFTSITPFQLNKLLQLPLDVPTSMELFQWAGSQKGYRHTFDVYYTLVDKIGTVNDFKTVDRLLLQMKKEEVSFQESIFIMIMRHYGRAGLPGQSTRVMQALCMVNEVDSACSLLRDMTKHGCVPNSVVYQTLIHASSVNNRIDDALKLLEEMFLMGCTPDVNTFNDVIIALCRALRVHEAAKLVDRMLIRGFSPDKITCGVLLQGLCKTGRVDEARALLKKVPNPNVILYNTLINGYVMNDRFEEAKALLDENMVAAGLHPDIYTYNILIQGLSKKGLLFSAHQLVEEMSLKGFEPNLITYTTLIDGFCKKGLLREAEDIMDEMSRKGLSLNTVGYNCLISALCRDGRVEEAFELYHGMLSRGCKADIFTFNSLINGLTKINKMEEALCVYRDMFLDGVIANTVTYNILIHAFLRKRALQEAFKLVNDMLFRGCALDEFTYSSLIKALCEDGAVDKAMGLFEEMLRKGVAASSLSCNILISSLCRAGKIQNAFDVLREMVYSGLKPDIVTYNTLISGLCKMRRIKEAYKLFENLESKGVCPDAVTYNILIGSYCKEGLFWDACALLDLGVARGLTPEIVTWRILVSNLFRRVLRRNDHSSQFS; encoded by the exons ATGTTGAGATTAAAAACAAGTTTATGTGATTTTCAGAAGCTTCACATATTCCCCAAAGTTTATATAGCTTCGTGTTATCCGAGTGGTGTTTATGGAAGTATTCACAATAATGCTATTGATCCTCCTGAGATGGAATCTGAGAATGAATGGGAGAGATTGCTTAAACCTTTTGACCTGGAGGAGCTCCGGAAGTCGTTCACAAGCATTACTCCATTTCAGCTGAATAAATTGCTGCAGCTCCCGTTGGATGTGCCCACGTCAATGGAGTTGTTTCAGTGGGCTGGTAGCCAGAAGGGCTATCGTCATACCTTTGACGTGTACTATACTCTCGTTGATAAAATTGGGACCGTGAATGACTTTAAGACCGTTGATAGATTGTTATTGCagatgaagaaagaagagGTGTCATTTCAAGAGTCCATTTTCATTATGATCATGAGACATTATGGAAGAGCTGGTCTGCCCGGTCAATCGACCAG AGTGATGCAAGCGCTTTGTATGGTGAATGAAGTTGACTCTGCATGCTCCCTTCTCAGGGACATGACAAAGCATGGGTGTGTACCAAACTCAGTAGTGTATCAGACATTGATACATGCGTCGTCTGTTAATAATAGAATTGATGATGCTTTGAAGTTGTTGGAAGAGATGTTTCTTATGGGCTGTACACCTGATGTAAATACATTTAATGATGTCATAATTGCCCTTTGCCGTGCTCTCCGTGTTCACGAGGCTGCTAAACTAGTTGATCGGATGCTTATCCGGGGGTTTTCCCCTGATAAAATAACATGTGGTGTTTTATTGCAAGGGTTGTGCAAAACAGGTCGAGTGGATGAAGCCAGGGCGCTGTTGAAGAAAGTGCCAAATCCTAATGTTATCCTATACAATACGTTGATTAATGGGTATGTCATGAATGATCGTTTTGAAGAAGCAAAAGCTTTATTGGACGAGAATATGGTTGCCGCTGGTTTACATCCAGATATCTATACTTACAATATTCTTATTCAAGGGCTTTCCAAGAAGGGTTTATTATTCTCCGCTCATCAATTAGTCGAAGAGATGTCGCTCAAGGGTTTTGAGCCAAATTTGATAACTTATACCACTCTAATTGATGGTTTCTGCAAGAAAGGTCTCTTGAGGGAAGCTGAAGATATTATGGACGAGATGTCACGTAAGGGTCTTTCCCTAAACACAGTTGGATATAATTGTCTAATCTCTGCGTTATGTAGGGACGGACGAGTAGAAGAGGCGTTTGAGCTGTACCATGGCATGCTGAGCAGAGGATGTAAAGCTGATATTTTTACATTCAATTCTTTAATAAACGGGCTAACTAAGATTAACAAGATGGAAGAGGCTCTATGTGTGTATAGGGATATGTTCCTAGATGGCGTCATAGCTAATACCGTAACCTACAATATACTGATTCATGCTTTCTTGAGGAAGAGGGCTCTGCAAGAAGCGTTTAAGCTTGTAAATGATATGTTGTTCCGAGGATGTGCTCTAGATGAGTTCACGTATTCTAGCCTCATTAAAGCACTTTGTGAAGATGGGGCTGTTGATAAAGCTATGGGCCTCTTTGAAGAAATGTTGAGAAAGGGAGTCGCTGCAAGTAGCTTATCTTGCAATATTCTGATAAGTAGTTTATGCAGAGCTGGTAAGATACAGAATGCATTCGACGTCCTTAGAGAGATGGTTTACAGTGGACTGAAACCAGACATAGTCACCTATAACACTCTGATAAGTGGTTTGTGCAAGATGCGTCGGATTAAAGAAGCTTATAAGTTGTTTGAAAATTTGGAAAGTAAGGGTGTCTGCCCGGATGCCGTCACTTATAATATCTTGATAGGTTCTTACTGTAAAGAAGGCTTGTTTTGGGACGCCTGTGCTCTCTTAGATCTAGGAGTTGCCCGTGGGTTGACACCAGAGATTGTCACATGGCGAATTCTAGTTTCTAATTTGTTCAGAAGAGTACTCAGAAGAAATGACCATTCATCTCAATTCAGTTGA
- the LOC125192409 gene encoding pentatricopeptide repeat-containing protein At5g64320, mitochondrial isoform X1, giving the protein MLRLKTSLCDFQKLHIFPKVYIASCYPSGVYGSIHNNAIDPPEMESENEWERLLKPFDLEELRKSFTSITPFQLNKLLQLPLDVPTSMELFQWAGSQKGYRHTFDVLLLQMKKEEVSFQESIFIMIMRHYGRAGLPGQSTRLLFDMRNLFCYEPTFKSYNVVLDVLLAGNCPKIAPNVIYDMLSRGISPTVFTFGRVMQALCMVNEVDSACSLLRDMTKHGCVPNSVVYQTLIHASSVNNRIDDALKLLEEMFLMGCTPDVNTFNDVIIALCRALRVHEAAKLVDRMLIRGFSPDKITCGVLLQGLCKTGRVDEARALLKKVPNPNVILYNTLINGYVMNDRFEEAKALLDENMVAAGLHPDIYTYNILIQGLSKKGLLFSAHQLVEEMSLKGFEPNLITYTTLIDGFCKKGLLREAEDIMDEMSRKGLSLNTVGYNCLISALCRDGRVEEAFELYHGMLSRGCKADIFTFNSLINGLTKINKMEEALCVYRDMFLDGVIANTVTYNILIHAFLRKRALQEAFKLVNDMLFRGCALDEFTYSSLIKALCEDGAVDKAMGLFEEMLRKGVAASSLSCNILISSLCRAGKIQNAFDVLREMVYSGLKPDIVTYNTLISGLCKMRRIKEAYKLFENLESKGVCPDAVTYNILIGSYCKEGLFWDACALLDLGVARGLTPEIVTWRILVSNLFRRVLRRNDHSSQFS; this is encoded by the exons ATGTTGAGATTAAAAACAAGTTTATGTGATTTTCAGAAGCTTCACATATTCCCCAAAGTTTATATAGCTTCGTGTTATCCGAGTGGTGTTTATGGAAGTATTCACAATAATGCTATTGATCCTCCTGAGATGGAATCTGAGAATGAATGGGAGAGATTGCTTAAACCTTTTGACCTGGAGGAGCTCCGGAAGTCGTTCACAAGCATTACTCCATTTCAGCTGAATAAATTGCTGCAGCTCCCGTTGGATGTGCCCACGTCAATGGAGTTGTTTCAGTGGGCTGGTAGCCAGAAGGGCTATCGTCATACCTTTGACGT ATTGTTATTGCagatgaagaaagaagagGTGTCATTTCAAGAGTCCATTTTCATTATGATCATGAGACATTATGGAAGAGCTGGTCTGCCCGGTCAATCGACCAGGTTGCTCTTTGATATGAGGAATTTGTTCTGTTATGAACCTACATTCAAATCTTATAACGTCGTCTTGGATGTTCTGTTGGCAGGTAATTGTCCCAAAATTGCCCCCAACGTCATTTATGATATGCTGAGCAGGGGTATCTCTCCTACTGTGTTTACGTTTGGCAGAGTGATGCAAGCGCTTTGTATGGTGAATGAAGTTGACTCTGCATGCTCCCTTCTCAGGGACATGACAAAGCATGGGTGTGTACCAAACTCAGTAGTGTATCAGACATTGATACATGCGTCGTCTGTTAATAATAGAATTGATGATGCTTTGAAGTTGTTGGAAGAGATGTTTCTTATGGGCTGTACACCTGATGTAAATACATTTAATGATGTCATAATTGCCCTTTGCCGTGCTCTCCGTGTTCACGAGGCTGCTAAACTAGTTGATCGGATGCTTATCCGGGGGTTTTCCCCTGATAAAATAACATGTGGTGTTTTATTGCAAGGGTTGTGCAAAACAGGTCGAGTGGATGAAGCCAGGGCGCTGTTGAAGAAAGTGCCAAATCCTAATGTTATCCTATACAATACGTTGATTAATGGGTATGTCATGAATGATCGTTTTGAAGAAGCAAAAGCTTTATTGGACGAGAATATGGTTGCCGCTGGTTTACATCCAGATATCTATACTTACAATATTCTTATTCAAGGGCTTTCCAAGAAGGGTTTATTATTCTCCGCTCATCAATTAGTCGAAGAGATGTCGCTCAAGGGTTTTGAGCCAAATTTGATAACTTATACCACTCTAATTGATGGTTTCTGCAAGAAAGGTCTCTTGAGGGAAGCTGAAGATATTATGGACGAGATGTCACGTAAGGGTCTTTCCCTAAACACAGTTGGATATAATTGTCTAATCTCTGCGTTATGTAGGGACGGACGAGTAGAAGAGGCGTTTGAGCTGTACCATGGCATGCTGAGCAGAGGATGTAAAGCTGATATTTTTACATTCAATTCTTTAATAAACGGGCTAACTAAGATTAACAAGATGGAAGAGGCTCTATGTGTGTATAGGGATATGTTCCTAGATGGCGTCATAGCTAATACCGTAACCTACAATATACTGATTCATGCTTTCTTGAGGAAGAGGGCTCTGCAAGAAGCGTTTAAGCTTGTAAATGATATGTTGTTCCGAGGATGTGCTCTAGATGAGTTCACGTATTCTAGCCTCATTAAAGCACTTTGTGAAGATGGGGCTGTTGATAAAGCTATGGGCCTCTTTGAAGAAATGTTGAGAAAGGGAGTCGCTGCAAGTAGCTTATCTTGCAATATTCTGATAAGTAGTTTATGCAGAGCTGGTAAGATACAGAATGCATTCGACGTCCTTAGAGAGATGGTTTACAGTGGACTGAAACCAGACATAGTCACCTATAACACTCTGATAAGTGGTTTGTGCAAGATGCGTCGGATTAAAGAAGCTTATAAGTTGTTTGAAAATTTGGAAAGTAAGGGTGTCTGCCCGGATGCCGTCACTTATAATATCTTGATAGGTTCTTACTGTAAAGAAGGCTTGTTTTGGGACGCCTGTGCTCTCTTAGATCTAGGAGTTGCCCGTGGGTTGACACCAGAGATTGTCACATGGCGAATTCTAGTTTCTAATTTGTTCAGAAGAGTACTCAGAAGAAATGACCATTCATCTCAATTCAGTTGA
- the LOC125192409 gene encoding pentatricopeptide repeat-containing protein At5g64320, mitochondrial isoform X2, translated as MESENEWERLLKPFDLEELRKSFTSITPFQLNKLLQLPLDVPTSMELFQWAGSQKGYRHTFDVYYTLVDKIGTVNDFKTVDRLLLQMKKEEVSFQESIFIMIMRHYGRAGLPGQSTRLLFDMRNLFCYEPTFKSYNVVLDVLLAGNCPKIAPNVIYDMLSRGISPTVFTFGRVMQALCMVNEVDSACSLLRDMTKHGCVPNSVVYQTLIHASSVNNRIDDALKLLEEMFLMGCTPDVNTFNDVIIALCRALRVHEAAKLVDRMLIRGFSPDKITCGVLLQGLCKTGRVDEARALLKKVPNPNVILYNTLINGYVMNDRFEEAKALLDENMVAAGLHPDIYTYNILIQGLSKKGLLFSAHQLVEEMSLKGFEPNLITYTTLIDGFCKKGLLREAEDIMDEMSRKGLSLNTVGYNCLISALCRDGRVEEAFELYHGMLSRGCKADIFTFNSLINGLTKINKMEEALCVYRDMFLDGVIANTVTYNILIHAFLRKRALQEAFKLVNDMLFRGCALDEFTYSSLIKALCEDGAVDKAMGLFEEMLRKGVAASSLSCNILISSLCRAGKIQNAFDVLREMVYSGLKPDIVTYNTLISGLCKMRRIKEAYKLFENLESKGVCPDAVTYNILIGSYCKEGLFWDACALLDLGVARGLTPEIVTWRILVSNLFRRVLRRNDHSSQFS; from the coding sequence ATGGAATCTGAGAATGAATGGGAGAGATTGCTTAAACCTTTTGACCTGGAGGAGCTCCGGAAGTCGTTCACAAGCATTACTCCATTTCAGCTGAATAAATTGCTGCAGCTCCCGTTGGATGTGCCCACGTCAATGGAGTTGTTTCAGTGGGCTGGTAGCCAGAAGGGCTATCGTCATACCTTTGACGTGTACTATACTCTCGTTGATAAAATTGGGACCGTGAATGACTTTAAGACCGTTGATAGATTGTTATTGCagatgaagaaagaagagGTGTCATTTCAAGAGTCCATTTTCATTATGATCATGAGACATTATGGAAGAGCTGGTCTGCCCGGTCAATCGACCAGGTTGCTCTTTGATATGAGGAATTTGTTCTGTTATGAACCTACATTCAAATCTTATAACGTCGTCTTGGATGTTCTGTTGGCAGGTAATTGTCCCAAAATTGCCCCCAACGTCATTTATGATATGCTGAGCAGGGGTATCTCTCCTACTGTGTTTACGTTTGGCAGAGTGATGCAAGCGCTTTGTATGGTGAATGAAGTTGACTCTGCATGCTCCCTTCTCAGGGACATGACAAAGCATGGGTGTGTACCAAACTCAGTAGTGTATCAGACATTGATACATGCGTCGTCTGTTAATAATAGAATTGATGATGCTTTGAAGTTGTTGGAAGAGATGTTTCTTATGGGCTGTACACCTGATGTAAATACATTTAATGATGTCATAATTGCCCTTTGCCGTGCTCTCCGTGTTCACGAGGCTGCTAAACTAGTTGATCGGATGCTTATCCGGGGGTTTTCCCCTGATAAAATAACATGTGGTGTTTTATTGCAAGGGTTGTGCAAAACAGGTCGAGTGGATGAAGCCAGGGCGCTGTTGAAGAAAGTGCCAAATCCTAATGTTATCCTATACAATACGTTGATTAATGGGTATGTCATGAATGATCGTTTTGAAGAAGCAAAAGCTTTATTGGACGAGAATATGGTTGCCGCTGGTTTACATCCAGATATCTATACTTACAATATTCTTATTCAAGGGCTTTCCAAGAAGGGTTTATTATTCTCCGCTCATCAATTAGTCGAAGAGATGTCGCTCAAGGGTTTTGAGCCAAATTTGATAACTTATACCACTCTAATTGATGGTTTCTGCAAGAAAGGTCTCTTGAGGGAAGCTGAAGATATTATGGACGAGATGTCACGTAAGGGTCTTTCCCTAAACACAGTTGGATATAATTGTCTAATCTCTGCGTTATGTAGGGACGGACGAGTAGAAGAGGCGTTTGAGCTGTACCATGGCATGCTGAGCAGAGGATGTAAAGCTGATATTTTTACATTCAATTCTTTAATAAACGGGCTAACTAAGATTAACAAGATGGAAGAGGCTCTATGTGTGTATAGGGATATGTTCCTAGATGGCGTCATAGCTAATACCGTAACCTACAATATACTGATTCATGCTTTCTTGAGGAAGAGGGCTCTGCAAGAAGCGTTTAAGCTTGTAAATGATATGTTGTTCCGAGGATGTGCTCTAGATGAGTTCACGTATTCTAGCCTCATTAAAGCACTTTGTGAAGATGGGGCTGTTGATAAAGCTATGGGCCTCTTTGAAGAAATGTTGAGAAAGGGAGTCGCTGCAAGTAGCTTATCTTGCAATATTCTGATAAGTAGTTTATGCAGAGCTGGTAAGATACAGAATGCATTCGACGTCCTTAGAGAGATGGTTTACAGTGGACTGAAACCAGACATAGTCACCTATAACACTCTGATAAGTGGTTTGTGCAAGATGCGTCGGATTAAAGAAGCTTATAAGTTGTTTGAAAATTTGGAAAGTAAGGGTGTCTGCCCGGATGCCGTCACTTATAATATCTTGATAGGTTCTTACTGTAAAGAAGGCTTGTTTTGGGACGCCTGTGCTCTCTTAGATCTAGGAGTTGCCCGTGGGTTGACACCAGAGATTGTCACATGGCGAATTCTAGTTTCTAATTTGTTCAGAAGAGTACTCAGAAGAAATGACCATTCATCTCAATTCAGTTGA
- the LOC125192409 gene encoding pentatricopeptide repeat-containing protein At5g64320, mitochondrial isoform X4 produces MKKEEVSFQESIFIMIMRHYGRAGLPGQSTRLLFDMRNLFCYEPTFKSYNVVLDVLLAGNCPKIAPNVIYDMLSRGISPTVFTFGRVMQALCMVNEVDSACSLLRDMTKHGCVPNSVVYQTLIHASSVNNRIDDALKLLEEMFLMGCTPDVNTFNDVIIALCRALRVHEAAKLVDRMLIRGFSPDKITCGVLLQGLCKTGRVDEARALLKKVPNPNVILYNTLINGYVMNDRFEEAKALLDENMVAAGLHPDIYTYNILIQGLSKKGLLFSAHQLVEEMSLKGFEPNLITYTTLIDGFCKKGLLREAEDIMDEMSRKGLSLNTVGYNCLISALCRDGRVEEAFELYHGMLSRGCKADIFTFNSLINGLTKINKMEEALCVYRDMFLDGVIANTVTYNILIHAFLRKRALQEAFKLVNDMLFRGCALDEFTYSSLIKALCEDGAVDKAMGLFEEMLRKGVAASSLSCNILISSLCRAGKIQNAFDVLREMVYSGLKPDIVTYNTLISGLCKMRRIKEAYKLFENLESKGVCPDAVTYNILIGSYCKEGLFWDACALLDLGVARGLTPEIVTWRILVSNLFRRVLRRNDHSSQFS; encoded by the coding sequence atgaagaaagaagagGTGTCATTTCAAGAGTCCATTTTCATTATGATCATGAGACATTATGGAAGAGCTGGTCTGCCCGGTCAATCGACCAGGTTGCTCTTTGATATGAGGAATTTGTTCTGTTATGAACCTACATTCAAATCTTATAACGTCGTCTTGGATGTTCTGTTGGCAGGTAATTGTCCCAAAATTGCCCCCAACGTCATTTATGATATGCTGAGCAGGGGTATCTCTCCTACTGTGTTTACGTTTGGCAGAGTGATGCAAGCGCTTTGTATGGTGAATGAAGTTGACTCTGCATGCTCCCTTCTCAGGGACATGACAAAGCATGGGTGTGTACCAAACTCAGTAGTGTATCAGACATTGATACATGCGTCGTCTGTTAATAATAGAATTGATGATGCTTTGAAGTTGTTGGAAGAGATGTTTCTTATGGGCTGTACACCTGATGTAAATACATTTAATGATGTCATAATTGCCCTTTGCCGTGCTCTCCGTGTTCACGAGGCTGCTAAACTAGTTGATCGGATGCTTATCCGGGGGTTTTCCCCTGATAAAATAACATGTGGTGTTTTATTGCAAGGGTTGTGCAAAACAGGTCGAGTGGATGAAGCCAGGGCGCTGTTGAAGAAAGTGCCAAATCCTAATGTTATCCTATACAATACGTTGATTAATGGGTATGTCATGAATGATCGTTTTGAAGAAGCAAAAGCTTTATTGGACGAGAATATGGTTGCCGCTGGTTTACATCCAGATATCTATACTTACAATATTCTTATTCAAGGGCTTTCCAAGAAGGGTTTATTATTCTCCGCTCATCAATTAGTCGAAGAGATGTCGCTCAAGGGTTTTGAGCCAAATTTGATAACTTATACCACTCTAATTGATGGTTTCTGCAAGAAAGGTCTCTTGAGGGAAGCTGAAGATATTATGGACGAGATGTCACGTAAGGGTCTTTCCCTAAACACAGTTGGATATAATTGTCTAATCTCTGCGTTATGTAGGGACGGACGAGTAGAAGAGGCGTTTGAGCTGTACCATGGCATGCTGAGCAGAGGATGTAAAGCTGATATTTTTACATTCAATTCTTTAATAAACGGGCTAACTAAGATTAACAAGATGGAAGAGGCTCTATGTGTGTATAGGGATATGTTCCTAGATGGCGTCATAGCTAATACCGTAACCTACAATATACTGATTCATGCTTTCTTGAGGAAGAGGGCTCTGCAAGAAGCGTTTAAGCTTGTAAATGATATGTTGTTCCGAGGATGTGCTCTAGATGAGTTCACGTATTCTAGCCTCATTAAAGCACTTTGTGAAGATGGGGCTGTTGATAAAGCTATGGGCCTCTTTGAAGAAATGTTGAGAAAGGGAGTCGCTGCAAGTAGCTTATCTTGCAATATTCTGATAAGTAGTTTATGCAGAGCTGGTAAGATACAGAATGCATTCGACGTCCTTAGAGAGATGGTTTACAGTGGACTGAAACCAGACATAGTCACCTATAACACTCTGATAAGTGGTTTGTGCAAGATGCGTCGGATTAAAGAAGCTTATAAGTTGTTTGAAAATTTGGAAAGTAAGGGTGTCTGCCCGGATGCCGTCACTTATAATATCTTGATAGGTTCTTACTGTAAAGAAGGCTTGTTTTGGGACGCCTGTGCTCTCTTAGATCTAGGAGTTGCCCGTGGGTTGACACCAGAGATTGTCACATGGCGAATTCTAGTTTCTAATTTGTTCAGAAGAGTACTCAGAAGAAATGACCATTCATCTCAATTCAGTTGA
- the LOC125192409 gene encoding pentatricopeptide repeat-containing protein At5g64320, mitochondrial isoform X5 produces the protein MEELVCPVNRPGNCPKIAPNVIYDMLSRGISPTVFTFGRVMQALCMVNEVDSACSLLRDMTKHGCVPNSVVYQTLIHASSVNNRIDDALKLLEEMFLMGCTPDVNTFNDVIIALCRALRVHEAAKLVDRMLIRGFSPDKITCGVLLQGLCKTGRVDEARALLKKVPNPNVILYNTLINGYVMNDRFEEAKALLDENMVAAGLHPDIYTYNILIQGLSKKGLLFSAHQLVEEMSLKGFEPNLITYTTLIDGFCKKGLLREAEDIMDEMSRKGLSLNTVGYNCLISALCRDGRVEEAFELYHGMLSRGCKADIFTFNSLINGLTKINKMEEALCVYRDMFLDGVIANTVTYNILIHAFLRKRALQEAFKLVNDMLFRGCALDEFTYSSLIKALCEDGAVDKAMGLFEEMLRKGVAASSLSCNILISSLCRAGKIQNAFDVLREMVYSGLKPDIVTYNTLISGLCKMRRIKEAYKLFENLESKGVCPDAVTYNILIGSYCKEGLFWDACALLDLGVARGLTPEIVTWRILVSNLFRRVLRRNDHSSQFS, from the exons ATGGAAGAGCTGGTCTGCCCGGTCAATCGACCAG GTAATTGTCCCAAAATTGCCCCCAACGTCATTTATGATATGCTGAGCAGGGGTATCTCTCCTACTGTGTTTACGTTTGGCAGAGTGATGCAAGCGCTTTGTATGGTGAATGAAGTTGACTCTGCATGCTCCCTTCTCAGGGACATGACAAAGCATGGGTGTGTACCAAACTCAGTAGTGTATCAGACATTGATACATGCGTCGTCTGTTAATAATAGAATTGATGATGCTTTGAAGTTGTTGGAAGAGATGTTTCTTATGGGCTGTACACCTGATGTAAATACATTTAATGATGTCATAATTGCCCTTTGCCGTGCTCTCCGTGTTCACGAGGCTGCTAAACTAGTTGATCGGATGCTTATCCGGGGGTTTTCCCCTGATAAAATAACATGTGGTGTTTTATTGCAAGGGTTGTGCAAAACAGGTCGAGTGGATGAAGCCAGGGCGCTGTTGAAGAAAGTGCCAAATCCTAATGTTATCCTATACAATACGTTGATTAATGGGTATGTCATGAATGATCGTTTTGAAGAAGCAAAAGCTTTATTGGACGAGAATATGGTTGCCGCTGGTTTACATCCAGATATCTATACTTACAATATTCTTATTCAAGGGCTTTCCAAGAAGGGTTTATTATTCTCCGCTCATCAATTAGTCGAAGAGATGTCGCTCAAGGGTTTTGAGCCAAATTTGATAACTTATACCACTCTAATTGATGGTTTCTGCAAGAAAGGTCTCTTGAGGGAAGCTGAAGATATTATGGACGAGATGTCACGTAAGGGTCTTTCCCTAAACACAGTTGGATATAATTGTCTAATCTCTGCGTTATGTAGGGACGGACGAGTAGAAGAGGCGTTTGAGCTGTACCATGGCATGCTGAGCAGAGGATGTAAAGCTGATATTTTTACATTCAATTCTTTAATAAACGGGCTAACTAAGATTAACAAGATGGAAGAGGCTCTATGTGTGTATAGGGATATGTTCCTAGATGGCGTCATAGCTAATACCGTAACCTACAATATACTGATTCATGCTTTCTTGAGGAAGAGGGCTCTGCAAGAAGCGTTTAAGCTTGTAAATGATATGTTGTTCCGAGGATGTGCTCTAGATGAGTTCACGTATTCTAGCCTCATTAAAGCACTTTGTGAAGATGGGGCTGTTGATAAAGCTATGGGCCTCTTTGAAGAAATGTTGAGAAAGGGAGTCGCTGCAAGTAGCTTATCTTGCAATATTCTGATAAGTAGTTTATGCAGAGCTGGTAAGATACAGAATGCATTCGACGTCCTTAGAGAGATGGTTTACAGTGGACTGAAACCAGACATAGTCACCTATAACACTCTGATAAGTGGTTTGTGCAAGATGCGTCGGATTAAAGAAGCTTATAAGTTGTTTGAAAATTTGGAAAGTAAGGGTGTCTGCCCGGATGCCGTCACTTATAATATCTTGATAGGTTCTTACTGTAAAGAAGGCTTGTTTTGGGACGCCTGTGCTCTCTTAGATCTAGGAGTTGCCCGTGGGTTGACACCAGAGATTGTCACATGGCGAATTCTAGTTTCTAATTTGTTCAGAAGAGTACTCAGAAGAAATGACCATTCATCTCAATTCAGTTGA